A region from the Vicia villosa cultivar HV-30 ecotype Madison, WI linkage group LG3, Vvil1.0, whole genome shotgun sequence genome encodes:
- the LOC131656555 gene encoding upstream activation factor subunit UAF30-like, with amino-acid sequence MLPQRMKKAVTDNPKKLANLIDLVNLPSTLRDFVGQSQTSRLTCFMRVWSYIKTNNLQDPNNKNVVNCDEKLKGILLGKPQVELAELPTLIKLHFPKEPK; translated from the exons ATGCTTCCTCAGCGAATGAAGAAAGCTGTTACCGATAACCCTAAAAAACTCGCAAACTTGATTGATCTCGTTAACCTTCCTTCCACTCTCAGAGACTTCGTCGGTCAATCTCAGACTTCTCGATTAACCTGTTTCATGCGCGTTTGGTCCTACATCAAAACCAACAATCTTCAG GATCCAAATAACAAAAACGTGGTAAACTGTGATGAGAAATTAAAAGGTATTCTACTTGGGAAACCTCAAGTTGAGTTAGCAGAACTTCCAACACTTATCAAGCTACATTTTCCGAAAGAGCCCAAGTGA